The region GGTCGAACTAGCAGATCCTCCCACTGTGGCAACAGTACTGGCAGTTGCACTAGAGAATGTAGAGGCACTGGGTACCAACCCTGTGTGGGCCAAACAGGAGCTATTAGTATTGCCACAGCTTTGTCCCTGCGCACCTTTGCCAATATGCGAGAGATAAGACTGAAAGGTGGAAAGATGTAACAACCCATGTTAGACCAGGACAGGGAAAAAGCATCAACTGCATATGCCCCTGGGTCAGGATGCCAAGAAACATATTTCTCCACCTTAAAGTTTAGCCTAGAAGCAAATAAATCTATATCAGGGCTCCAAATGGTTGAGTGGAGTTCACTGAAGATGGTTGGATGTAGGGACCACTCGAGGTCCTCAGAAAAAAGCCGTGAGGCAGAATCAGCCTCAGCATTTAAATCCCCAGGAACATACTGAGCAGACAGCCAGATTTCCCTTGACATACACCAATGCCAAATCTTCTTGGCAAGTGTGTTAAGGGGCTCAGATCTTATTCCACCCATATTATTGATATAAGATACTGCGGTGGTATTGTCCAATTTAAgccttacatgtatgttgctcTGACTAACAAAGGATTGAAGAGCAAGAAAGGCAGCTAGCAACTCCAAAAAATTGATATGGTTGTTAGACTCAGAAAGAGACCAACGCCCCCCTGTGGTTTGACCATTACAGGAGGCACCCCAGCCAGTTAGACTAGCATCGGAGTTAACGAAAAGATTAATTTCAGGCTCCTGAAAAACTTTCCCATTAAAGGTAGCGATATTTTGAATTATCCAAAGCAAGTCAAACCGAGAATTAATATCTAAGCATGAGTGGTCGTCATAATCTCTCCCAGCAAGGAGAGCTTGAGACTTGCAAAATTCAATGGAACGATAGTGAAGTTGTAAGTACCTCACTGCTGGGAGTGCTGAAACAATAAGTCCAGCAACATGGGCAATCTCTCGGATGGTTGGATTGCTGTTTTGAAGCAAATTCTTACAAG is a window of Montipora capricornis isolate CH-2021 chromosome 13, ASM3666992v2, whole genome shotgun sequence DNA encoding:
- the LOC138030725 gene encoding uncharacterized protein, producing MALKGIRISIYIDDILIIASSAKQAATLLAVIRNSLESLGFLVNIKKSHVTPTTRITYLGFEIDSVAMKLFLPISKISRIIQSCKNLLQNSNPTIREIAHVAGLIVSALPAVRYLQLHYRSIEFCKSQALLAGRDYDDHSCLDINSRFDLLWIIQNIATFNGKVFQEPEINLFVNSDASLTGWGASCNGQTTGGRWSLSESNNHINFLELLAAFLALQSFVSQSNIHVRLKLDNTTAVSYINNMGGIRSEPLNTLAKKIWHWCMSREIWLSAQYVPGDLNAEADSASRLFSEDLEWSLHPTIFSELHSTIWSPDIDLFASRLNFKVEKYVSWHPDPGAYAVDAFSLSWSNMGCYIFPPFSLISRILAKVRRDKAVAILIAPVWPTQGWYPVPLHSLVQLPVLLPQWEDLLVRPHNQEFHPLRFKMRLAAWVVSGNPSQTREFLLELPTLSVQAGQRVQKNSTKRFGKSGEAGAVKGMSIPFRLMFHKC